A single Diceros bicornis minor isolate mBicDic1 chromosome 7, mDicBic1.mat.cur, whole genome shotgun sequence DNA region contains:
- the LOC131408114 gene encoding olfactory receptor 5P4 yields the protein METENHTTVTEFIILGLTDNPTLCAIFFVIFLGVYIVTIVGNISIIILIQSSPQLHTPMYLFLSHLAFVDIGYSTSVTPIMLISFLRERTTIHLTGCIAQLGSDVTFGTTECFLLATMAYDRYVAICSPLLYSTQMSPLVCFLLLGASYLGGCTNASCFTGCLMNLSFCGPNKINHFFCDLFPLLKLSCGHVYIAEISPAISSASVLISTLFTIIVSYSYILHSILNMRSTEGRKKAFSTCTSHLTAVTLFYGTVLFVYVMPKSSYSADQVKVASVIYTVVVPMLNPLIYSLRNKEVKEAVSKLMARRHWFS from the coding sequence ATGGAGACTGAAAACCATACAACAGTGACAGAGTTCATTATCTTGGGATTAACAGATAATCCCACACTATGTGCCATCTTCTTTgtgatttttctaggagtttataTAGTTACCATAGTGGGAAATATTAGCATAATCATCTTAATCCAAAGCAGCCCGCAACTTCACACCCCAATGTACCTTTTTCTCAGCCATTTGGCTTTTGTGGACATTGGGTACTCCACATCAGTCACGCCAATCATGCTTATCAGTTTCTTAAGAGAAAGAACTACTATCCATCTCACTGGCTGTATAGCCCAACTTGGCTCTGATGTCACTTTTGGGACTACAGAGTGCTTCCTGCTGGCCACCATGGCCTATGATCGTTATGTGGCCATCTGCTCTCCCCTGCTCTACTCCACACAGATGTCCCCATTGGTCTGCTTCCTCCTATTGGGGGCTTCCTACCTGGGTGGATGCACGAACGCTTCATGCTTTACGGGCTGTTTGATGAATCTATCCTTCTGTGGGCCAAATAAAATCAACCATTTTTTCTGTGACCTCTTCCCACTTTTGAAGCTCTCTTGTGGCCACGTTTATATTGCTGAAATCTCTCCTGCCATCTCTTCTGCATCAGTCCTTATAAGCACACTGTTCACCATAATTGTGTCCTACAGCTACATCCTCCACTCAATCCTGAATATGCGCTCTACTGAGGGGAGGAAGAAGGCCTTCTCTACCTGCACTTCCCACCTCACTGCAGTCACTTTGTTTTATGGgacagttttgtttgtttatgtgaTGCCCAAATCGAGCTATTCAGCTGATCAGGTCAAAGTGGCCTCTGTGATCtacacagtggtggtccccatgTTGAACCCCCTCATCTACAGTCTGAgaaacaaggaggtgaaagaggcTGTGAGCAAACTAATGGCTAGGAGACATTGGTTTTCCTGA